A genomic window from Thalassoroseus pseudoceratinae includes:
- a CDS encoding tetratricopeptide repeat protein, with product MNVPASPKLMKRLSAAEGYLDLDLPERALIELDAVQDPGPWEATVEYMKGEAFIAARRFEEAIPPLKKAAQLIPAPHNKSVWQSLSECYRSRGDDEMAELTEMFADNPQAESAPNVIQVLQITLMLEQMVEHEEDEDEAAFWDDDLDWQDED from the coding sequence ATGAATGTTCCCGCGAGTCCGAAATTGATGAAGCGTCTCTCAGCGGCGGAAGGATACCTGGATCTCGATTTACCCGAACGAGCATTGATTGAACTCGATGCCGTCCAAGATCCGGGCCCATGGGAAGCCACCGTTGAGTACATGAAGGGTGAGGCGTTCATTGCCGCCCGGCGATTTGAAGAAGCGATCCCCCCGCTGAAAAAAGCCGCCCAGCTCATTCCCGCGCCACACAACAAAAGCGTCTGGCAATCGTTGAGTGAATGCTACCGCAGCCGTGGCGACGACGAGATGGCGGAACTCACGGAAATGTTCGCCGACAACCCGCAGGCCGAATCCGCTCCCAATGTGATTCAAGTCTTACAAATCACATTGATGCTTGAACAAATGGTCGAGCACGAAGAAGATGAAGACGAGGCAGCCTTCTGGGACGACGACTTAGATTGGCAAGACGAGGACTGA
- a CDS encoding protein-L-isoaspartate(D-aspartate) O-methyltransferase — protein MIHRTQFRLVFGGLLVLLCLSEAAQPQDRFEEARKQMVQRWLRDEGISNRRVLQAMTKVPRHEFVTRTHQRSAYTDQALPIGHRQTISPPFIVGYMTESIDPQPTDKVLEIGTGSGYQAAVLGELADEVYTIEIVKPLGESAARRLKALDYENVHVKVGDGYQGWPEHAPFDKIIVTCSPEKVPIPLVQQLREGGTMIIPLGERYQQVFHLLKKKDGKLEQERLIPTLFVPMTGISENNREKLPDPKNPELVNGSFEHDDNDDGRADGWHYQRQTTLETRHAPHGKRCVTFENEEPGRLAQMLQGMAIDGREIARLRFRMAIRMENVRRGRQRFQQPGLVMHFYDDIRRPVGEISIGPWLGSQDWEVYSQTIVVPPRTREAVIRMGLNGGTGTLSIDNIQMELARRQ, from the coding sequence ATGATACACCGCACGCAATTTCGATTGGTCTTCGGTGGACTACTGGTCCTCCTGTGTCTTTCGGAAGCGGCCCAACCACAGGACCGCTTCGAAGAGGCACGCAAACAAATGGTGCAGCGTTGGCTGCGGGATGAGGGCATCTCGAACCGACGTGTGTTGCAGGCGATGACGAAAGTCCCGCGACACGAATTCGTCACGCGGACTCATCAGCGATCCGCCTACACGGACCAGGCGTTGCCGATCGGTCATCGGCAAACGATTTCGCCACCGTTCATCGTTGGCTACATGACGGAATCGATTGATCCACAACCAACCGACAAGGTTCTCGAAATCGGTACCGGCAGCGGATACCAAGCGGCGGTGCTGGGGGAACTAGCCGATGAAGTCTACACAATCGAAATCGTCAAGCCGCTCGGAGAATCTGCCGCTCGGAGATTGAAGGCGTTGGACTACGAGAATGTCCACGTCAAAGTCGGCGATGGTTACCAAGGTTGGCCGGAACATGCTCCGTTCGACAAAATCATCGTCACGTGCTCCCCGGAGAAAGTGCCAATTCCGTTGGTTCAGCAACTTCGCGAAGGTGGCACAATGATCATTCCGCTCGGCGAACGCTACCAGCAGGTGTTTCATCTGTTAAAGAAGAAGGACGGCAAACTCGAACAGGAACGGCTAATCCCCACGCTGTTCGTGCCAATGACGGGCATCTCGGAAAACAACCGCGAGAAACTGCCTGACCCGAAAAATCCAGAACTCGTCAACGGCAGTTTCGAGCACGACGACAACGACGACGGACGAGCCGACGGTTGGCATTATCAACGTCAAACAACGTTAGAAACCCGCCACGCTCCCCACGGAAAACGCTGTGTGACCTTCGAGAATGAAGAGCCGGGGCGATTGGCTCAGATGCTGCAAGGCATGGCGATTGATGGCCGTGAGATTGCTCGGTTGCGATTTCGCATGGCGATTCGGATGGAGAATGTCCGTCGTGGTCGGCAACGCTTTCAGCAACCCGGTCTGGTGATGCATTTCTACGACGACATCCGCCGTCCCGTGGGGGAAATTAGCATCGGTCCGTGGTTGGGCTCACAAGATTGGGAAGTCTACAGCCAAACCATCGTCGTGCCTCCACGTACTCGTGAAGCGGTGATTCGCATGGGACTCAATGGCGGCACCGGCACGCTGAGCATCGATAACATTCAGATGGAACTTGCACGTCGTCAGTGA